A single window of Colletes latitarsis isolate SP2378_abdomen chromosome 6, iyColLati1, whole genome shotgun sequence DNA harbors:
- the LOC143343028 gene encoding uncharacterized protein LOC143343028 — translation MLDRRSNRLDEDVYETVASDERSLEFLTAFRDTAYDSQSTSRIVDYRRRYDDLRALEYTETALNEPANELQDYSSSSANSLDDLCRGHPPMITDFGHAETTNNHDHYMVPTHDPRELNERILSLFNPQFLPNFNDMIMYVASQCDARRSPPPRSRSMADGDNRFFRSSSYRKKRVGASSMFFRRGLTYEAARK, via the coding sequence AtgctcgatcgacgatcgaacaGACTCGACGAGGACGTCTACGAGACGGTGGCCAGTGACGAGAGGTCCTTAGAGTTCCTCACCGCGTTCAGGGATACGGCATACGACTCGCAATCGACGTCGAGGATCGTCGATTACAGGAGACGATACGACGATCTACGCGCGCTAGAGTACACAGAGACCGCGTTGAACGAGCCAGCGAACGAGCTGCAGGACTACAGCAGCAGCAGTGCGAACAGCCTCGACGATCTATGCCGCGGTCATCCCCCGATGATCACCGATTTCGGTCACGCGGAGACAACGAACAACCACGATCACTATATGGTGCCCACCCACGATCCCCGTGAATTGAACGAGCGGATCCTCTCGCTGTTCAATCCGCAATTCCTGCCGAATTTCAACGACATGATCATGTACGTGGCCAGCCAATGCGACGCGAGACGCAGCCCGCCGCCCAGGTCGCGATCGATGGCCGACGGTGACAATCGGTTCTTCAGGAGCTCGAGCTACCGGAAGAAACGCGTCGGGGCCAGCTCGATGTTCTTCCGGCGCGGACTGACCTACGAGGCGGCGCGCAAGTGA